A portion of the Calothrix sp. 336/3 genome contains these proteins:
- a CDS encoding DUF3352 domain-containing protein, with product MKKSKKPSLLLTFSATGLLIGGGFTAYWWLNQGHLFARNLPVGANIIPQDAVFTVSLTTDSSQWQKLQQFGNQENRTELEKNLQQLRDRYLTSRGYDFQKDIQPWVGEQVTVAVLSSEATKPASPSKPVATDTITSNVEESMVVVLPIKDQQKAQTILGQTVKGSKWQERNFQGVIVRESTEQNGEKFSAAVLENKYVVITDNPKATDRAIAAYQTKTTLASSAGYTNNLSRIGTSQPFAQFYVNVPYSARIAAASPNRRLPAQVLTQLQNNQGLAGTINVESQGIRLKGISWLNPTSQRTLTANNGTKEMANRLPSETLMMLSGTNLRSLWIDYASTSQGNPLAPVTPEQLRSNVKSLTNLDLDQDLLSWMGGEFAVAVIPGNVNQTDFQPGLVFMIKTSDRPRAELALKQLDEVIATQYQLQVQTEKVADKSLVNWVVPAGGKIASHGWLDNNVAFLAFGTPVNNKIIPQPINNLASNPQFQKVVPTVNQSVNSQFFLDVEKSSQNFPLFTIFPKQQALLSATRSLGITSSISDSRTSEYEVFWELKRE from the coding sequence ATGAAAAAGAGTAAGAAACCATCTCTATTATTGACTTTTTCCGCTACCGGTTTATTAATTGGTGGTGGTTTTACGGCGTATTGGTGGTTAAATCAAGGACATTTATTTGCGAGGAATTTGCCAGTAGGAGCAAATATTATTCCTCAAGATGCGGTTTTTACAGTCTCCTTGACCACAGATAGCTCACAATGGCAAAAATTGCAGCAATTTGGTAATCAAGAAAATCGTACAGAGCTAGAAAAGAATTTACAGCAGTTGCGCGATCGCTACCTTACCAGTCGTGGTTATGATTTCCAAAAAGATATTCAACCCTGGGTAGGGGAACAGGTGACAGTCGCAGTGTTAAGTTCTGAAGCAACTAAACCCGCTTCGCCATCCAAGCCCGTAGCAACTGATACAATTACCAGTAATGTTGAAGAGTCAATGGTAGTAGTCCTGCCAATTAAAGACCAACAGAAAGCTCAAACTATCCTGGGGCAAACTGTCAAGGGTAGTAAATGGCAAGAACGGAATTTTCAGGGTGTAATAGTTAGAGAAAGCACCGAACAAAACGGTGAAAAGTTTTCTGCCGCAGTGCTAGAAAATAAGTATGTGGTGATTACAGATAACCCCAAAGCTACAGATAGGGCGATCGCTGCTTATCAAACCAAAACAACCTTGGCTAGTAGTGCTGGCTATACCAATAATTTATCCAGAATTGGCACTAGCCAACCCTTTGCTCAATTTTATGTGAATGTTCCTTACTCAGCCAGAATCGCTGCTGCATCCCCTAACCGTCGTTTACCTGCTCAGGTTTTGACACAGTTGCAAAATAATCAAGGTTTGGCAGGAACAATCAATGTTGAATCTCAGGGTATTCGTCTCAAAGGGATTTCCTGGTTAAACCCCACAAGTCAGCGCACCCTGACAGCGAATAATGGCACAAAGGAAATGGCAAATCGCTTGCCGTCAGAAACCTTGATGATGCTCTCTGGTACAAATTTGCGCAGTTTGTGGATAGATTATGCTTCCACATCCCAAGGAAATCCCCTCGCACCAGTCACCCCTGAGCAATTACGCAGTAACGTCAAATCCCTGACTAACTTGGATTTAGATCAAGACTTACTGAGCTGGATGGGTGGGGAATTTGCAGTTGCGGTGATTCCTGGAAATGTAAATCAGACAGATTTCCAACCGGGGTTAGTTTTCATGATTAAAACTAGCGATCGCCCCCGTGCAGAACTAGCTTTAAAACAACTAGATGAAGTAATTGCTACTCAATATCAGCTACAAGTACAGACAGAAAAAGTTGCTGATAAGTCTTTAGTTAACTGGGTTGTACCTGCGGGAGGAAAAATTGCTAGTCATGGATGGTTAGATAACAACGTAGCTTTTTTAGCTTTTGGGACACCCGTAAATAATAAAATTATTCCCCAACCAATCAACAATCTTGCTAGCAACCCGCAATTTCAAAAAGTTGTTCCCACAGTCAATCAATCAGTCAACAGTCAATTTTTCTTAGATGTGGAAAAATCATCTCAGAATTTTCCCCTGTTTACTATCTTCCCCAAACAGCAAGCATTACTGAGTGCAACTCGTTCCCTAGGTATCACCAGCAGCATTAGTGATAGTCGCACCTCAGAGTATGAGGTATTTTGGGAATTGAAGAGGGAATAG
- the ccsB gene encoding c-type cytochrome biogenesis protein CcsB, whose amino-acid sequence MNLVILQNWLDNASFAVLFLTMLIYWGSAAFPNIPYLPALGTAGMAIANLSIATLLGARWIEAGYFPLSNLYESLFFLTWGITAVHLIAENNSKSRLVGVATAPIAMGITAFATLTLPSEMQVSEPLVPALKSNWLMMHVSVMMLSYSALMVGSLLAIAFLVVTRGQNIQLQGSSFGNGGYRTNGYSLRKAGELVTEPITTSIENNGFTRYETNSNGNGNTAVLQTVPATQITNNPTTQTLSPQRLSLAETLDNISYRIIGLGFPLLTIGIIAGAVWANEAWGSYWSWDPKETWALITWLVFAAYLHARITRGWQGRRPAILAASGLIVVWICYLGVNLLGKGLHSYGWFL is encoded by the coding sequence ATGAATCTGGTTATACTCCAGAACTGGCTTGATAATGCTTCATTTGCAGTTCTATTCTTAACAATGCTGATTTACTGGGGAAGTGCGGCATTTCCGAATATACCCTACTTACCAGCTTTAGGAACTGCGGGAATGGCGATCGCCAATTTATCTATCGCCACCCTCCTCGGTGCAAGATGGATAGAAGCTGGTTATTTCCCTCTGAGTAACTTGTATGAGTCTCTATTTTTCTTAACCTGGGGAATCACTGCTGTCCACTTGATTGCTGAGAATAATAGTAAAAGTCGCCTGGTGGGGGTAGCTACAGCTCCCATCGCTATGGGGATTACAGCTTTTGCCACTTTGACTCTACCATCAGAAATGCAGGTATCAGAACCCCTCGTACCTGCCTTAAAATCTAACTGGCTGATGATGCACGTCAGCGTGATGATGTTGAGTTACTCCGCGCTCATGGTGGGTTCTTTATTAGCGATCGCCTTTCTTGTCGTTACCCGTGGGCAAAATATCCAACTCCAAGGTAGTTCCTTTGGTAATGGTGGATACCGCACCAACGGCTACAGCCTACGCAAAGCTGGAGAATTGGTGACAGAACCCATTACAACAAGTATAGAAAATAACGGCTTTACCCGTTATGAAACCAACAGTAATGGCAATGGTAACACCGCAGTTTTACAAACAGTACCTGCAACTCAAATTACTAACAACCCAACTACACAAACCCTATCACCCCAACGTTTGAGCCTTGCCGAAACCCTAGATAATATTAGTTATCGCATTATTGGTTTAGGTTTCCCCCTCCTGACAATCGGTATCATTGCCGGTGCAGTTTGGGCAAACGAAGCATGGGGTTCCTACTGGAGTTGGGATCCCAAAGAAACCTGGGCATTAATTACTTGGCTAGTATTTGCGGCATATCTCCATGCTCGCATAACTCGCGGCTGGCAAGGTCGTCGCCCCGCAATATTAGCTGCAAGTGGCTTAATTGTCGTTTGGATTTGCTATTTAGGAGTCAATCTTTTAGGAAAAGGTTTACATTCCTACGGCTGGTTTCTATAA
- a CDS encoding KGK domain-containing protein, with protein MSEQWETLDQNDVIVFNDFAYDSEHTKLVSDFIKILKHASLNGNSLSTLFEQGLNCAVLIPGKEWRLGKIKLSLEFASDELKDIEHDLSNTTIEKSPLDDLREKIKRIEDDKCQ; from the coding sequence ATGAGTGAACAGTGGGAAACTCTAGATCAAAATGATGTAATTGTCTTTAACGACTTTGCCTATGACTCAGAACATACAAAATTAGTCTCTGATTTTATTAAAATTCTCAAGCACGCTAGCCTCAATGGCAATTCTTTATCAACACTTTTTGAACAGGGATTAAATTGTGCGGTGCTAATTCCTGGAAAAGAATGGAGATTAGGAAAAATTAAACTGAGTTTAGAGTTTGCCTCTGATGAACTCAAAGATATCGAGCATGATTTATCCAACACAACTATAGAAAAGTCTCCACTCGATGATTTACGTGAAAAAATCAAGCGCATAGAAGATGATAAATGCCAATAA
- a CDS encoding LysE family translocator, with product MVALFTAMVILAAIPSISVLTVSTKSATSGFIHGVFTTIGIVVGDIFFIILAIWGLSFLAETIGNLFVLIKYLGGVYLIFLGISLCRSKLSDIELQKGAKSSLLSSFIAGLLITLGDQKATLFYLGFFPAFIDIHKISYLDTIIIIAITILSVGSVKLIYALMADRAKLLMNTKARQAINTVAGCVMIGIGIFLLAKP from the coding sequence ATGGTTGCATTATTTACCGCGATGGTGATTCTAGCTGCGATTCCCAGCATCAGCGTATTAACTGTTTCCACCAAATCAGCCACATCTGGATTTATTCATGGTGTTTTCACAACTATCGGGATAGTAGTTGGTGATATTTTTTTTATTATCCTAGCTATTTGGGGCTTATCATTTCTAGCTGAAACCATAGGTAATCTCTTTGTTTTGATTAAATACCTGGGTGGAGTTTATTTAATTTTTTTGGGTATTAGTTTATGTCGCTCAAAACTTAGCGATATAGAATTACAAAAGGGTGCCAAGTCTTCTTTGCTCTCTAGTTTTATCGCGGGGCTTTTGATTACATTAGGCGATCAGAAAGCCACATTATTTTATTTAGGTTTTTTTCCAGCTTTTATTGATATTCATAAGATATCTTACTTGGATACCATAATAATTATTGCAATTACGATTTTATCCGTTGGTAGTGTCAAGCTTATTTATGCTTTGATGGCGGATAGAGCCAAATTACTGATGAATACGAAAGCCAGACAAGCTATAAATACTGTCGCTGGCTGCGTGATGATTGGAATTGGTATATTTTTGTTGGCAAAGCCTTAA
- a CDS encoding metallophosphoesterase → MRTIVVGDIHGCYTELMQLLTKVEITEADCLVSLGDIVDRGVDSVKVYEFLKNRPNTIVLMGNHERKHLKQTLSYSQEIVKLQFGDSYEDFLEWVSHLPYYHETKQAIFVHAAVENGIPMQKQREEVLCGCTAGEKHLEKRYGNAYWSQLYTGTKPVIFGHRVVGDNPLIIDHKAYGIDTGACHGGKLTALILPSFEIVHVQAAKDYWQEEIVKWQLPVMMAKPWGSYKWEKIQGICHEFKNSANPELVAFIVEKEQWMHDLLAQTPKVILKIQEKLAELISLYGVDDFKKPARNFSYAALLYKANASNLTREFLQQTLPTPDKWLQVMKELEI, encoded by the coding sequence ATGCGAACAATTGTAGTTGGCGATATTCATGGCTGCTACACGGAACTTATGCAGCTATTAACTAAGGTAGAAATTACCGAGGCAGATTGTTTAGTCTCCCTAGGGGATATTGTCGATCGCGGGGTTGATTCAGTCAAAGTATACGAATTTCTCAAAAATCGCCCCAACACGATTGTATTAATGGGAAATCATGAACGCAAACATCTCAAACAAACTCTTTCCTACTCCCAGGAAATTGTGAAATTACAATTTGGCGACAGCTATGAAGATTTTTTGGAATGGGTGAGCCACTTACCTTACTATCATGAAACTAAGCAGGCTATTTTCGTCCATGCAGCGGTGGAAAATGGTATACCCATGCAGAAACAACGGGAAGAAGTTTTATGTGGTTGTACTGCGGGTGAAAAACATCTCGAAAAACGCTATGGAAACGCCTATTGGAGCCAATTATATACTGGTACAAAGCCTGTAATTTTTGGTCATCGCGTTGTCGGTGATAATCCCCTGATAATTGACCACAAAGCTTATGGTATAGACACTGGAGCTTGTCACGGGGGCAAATTGACTGCCTTAATTTTACCTAGTTTTGAGATTGTTCACGTACAAGCAGCTAAAGACTATTGGCAAGAAGAGATAGTGAAATGGCAGTTACCAGTGATGATGGCTAAACCCTGGGGTAGTTATAAATGGGAAAAAATTCAGGGGATTTGTCATGAGTTTAAAAATTCTGCCAACCCCGAATTAGTTGCTTTTATTGTCGAGAAGGAACAGTGGATGCATGATTTACTGGCTCAGACTCCCAAAGTTATTCTCAAAATTCAGGAAAAGCTGGCAGAATTGATTTCCCTCTATGGAGTGGATGACTTCAAAAAACCGGCTCGTAATTTCAGCTATGCCGCCCTATTATATAAAGCTAATGCCAGCAATTTGACAAGGGAATTTCTCCAGCAAACCTTACCAACACCAGACAAATGGTTACAGGTAATGAAGGAACTAGAAATTTAG
- a CDS encoding glycosyltransferase family 1 protein: MNSRTERRIALISVHGDPAIEIGKEEAGGQNVYVRNVGEALADLGWQVDMFTRRVSEEQAEIVQHKENCRTIRFSAGPLEFIPRDNLYIHLPEFVEHFLAFQKENGYTYPLIHTNYWLSSWVGMQLKKIQGSQQVHTYHSLGAVKYNTVKTIPLIATTRLATEKELLETAQRVVATSPQEKEHMRSLVSTKGNIDIIPCGTDIHRFGCVDRQTARAQLGIAEDAQVVMYVGRFDHRKGIETLVRAVAQSQFRDQGKLQLIIGGGSVPGQSDGIERDRIEGIVKELGMEDFTTFPGRLSQEILPYYYAAADVCVVPSHYEPFGLVAIEAMASYTPVVASDVGGLQFTVVDGETGLLAPPEDHDAFAIAIDKIISNPAWRNKLGEAARKRVENKFSWGGVASQLSDLYLQLLQPTFQEKAMLLSS, from the coding sequence ATGAACTCTAGAACTGAACGACGCATCGCCTTGATTTCTGTCCATGGCGATCCAGCTATCGAGATTGGTAAAGAAGAAGCTGGAGGACAGAATGTGTACGTCCGGAATGTCGGTGAGGCGCTTGCTGACCTGGGGTGGCAAGTAGATATGTTTACTCGCAGGGTTAGCGAAGAACAAGCAGAAATCGTCCAACACAAAGAAAACTGTAGAACCATCCGTTTTAGTGCCGGACCATTAGAATTTATCCCACGAGATAATTTGTACATACATTTGCCAGAATTTGTAGAGCATTTCTTGGCATTTCAGAAAGAAAATGGATATACCTATCCTTTAATTCACACCAATTACTGGCTTTCGAGTTGGGTAGGGATGCAACTCAAGAAGATTCAAGGTAGTCAGCAAGTACATACTTACCATTCCTTGGGAGCCGTAAAATACAACACAGTCAAAACCATTCCTTTGATTGCGACGACTCGTCTAGCAACGGAAAAAGAACTACTAGAAACTGCTCAACGAGTTGTGGCAACTAGTCCCCAGGAAAAAGAGCATATGCGATCGCTGGTTTCGACAAAGGGAAATATTGATATTATTCCTTGCGGTACAGATATCCACAGATTTGGTTGTGTCGATCGCCAAACAGCTAGGGCACAATTAGGAATTGCTGAGGATGCTCAGGTTGTAATGTACGTGGGACGTTTCGACCATCGTAAGGGAATTGAAACTCTAGTTCGCGCCGTTGCTCAATCCCAATTCCGTGATCAAGGGAAACTGCAATTGATTATCGGTGGTGGTAGCGTTCCTGGACAGAGTGATGGGATTGAACGCGATCGCATTGAAGGGATAGTCAAAGAACTAGGTATGGAAGACTTTACCACCTTCCCCGGTCGTTTGAGCCAAGAAATTCTGCCTTACTACTACGCTGCTGCGGATGTTTGTGTAGTTCCAAGTCATTACGAACCCTTTGGACTAGTTGCGATTGAAGCAATGGCAAGTTACACACCAGTAGTCGCTAGTGATGTTGGTGGTTTACAGTTCACAGTGGTTGATGGTGAAACCGGGTTATTAGCACCACCCGAAGACCATGATGCGTTTGCGATCGCTATCGACAAAATCATTTCTAATCCTGCATGGCGAAATAAATTAGGAGAAGCAGCCAGAAAACGTGTAGAAAATAAATTTAGCTGGGGTGGTGTTGCTAGTCAGTTGAGCGACTTATACCTTCAATTACTGCAACCAACTTTCCAAGAAAAAGCGATGCTACTCAGTTCATAA
- a CDS encoding RNA-binding protein, translating into MSVRLYIGNLPKEEIDRQELQAVFADEGDAVTTKLIKDRKTGKCRGFGFITVNSDEQADQIIEKYNGQMFKESAIKIEKALPRTKGEEGEEQQAPKVVSSPTPGGGNREGSRKEKGQKKARRGSSVKETSSSGDGDAIRPDPRWASELEKLKQMLAAQATN; encoded by the coding sequence ATGTCTGTTCGCCTTTACATAGGCAATTTGCCCAAAGAAGAAATAGATCGTCAAGAACTGCAAGCTGTATTTGCAGATGAAGGCGATGCTGTCACAACTAAACTGATCAAAGACCGTAAAACCGGAAAATGCCGGGGATTTGGTTTTATTACGGTTAACAGTGATGAACAAGCAGACCAGATTATTGAAAAATATAATGGTCAGATGTTCAAAGAATCTGCCATCAAAATAGAGAAAGCATTGCCCAGAACTAAAGGTGAAGAAGGCGAAGAGCAGCAAGCACCGAAAGTTGTTAGCAGTCCGACTCCAGGTGGTGGAAATCGTGAAGGTAGCCGCAAAGAAAAAGGTCAGAAAAAAGCTCGTCGCGGCAGCAGTGTGAAGGAAACTTCTTCCTCTGGCGATGGTGATGCTATTCGTCCAGATCCACGCTGGGCTTCTGAACTTGAAAAGTTAAAGCAAATGTTGGCAGCTCAAGCAACCAACTAA
- a CDS encoding zinc metalloprotease HtpX, translating to MSSNLEPSLAAGIAALKQGDYQTARNILEAVVLKGEATSQAKIGLVVAYSRSGEIAKAIALSQELAASTDSQVKQWGERSLKQLRKRQNQDGAIAKAATGFVPLPESRVPSASDNSDLEIPPETTQPQSASDNSDLEITSETTQPQSIHWRNSGRAKVWQPLSKKGIIWLHLLTIATFIALFWVMRTLVMGMMGSINYLLVKLPFVEAIPLFSENPSSLIWVFLFLLTTFSPWLLERWFIKFYGQRTLDKETLTTHSKESVRVLQRYSQQRGWQFPKLAVLPLPVPLAITYGHLPRYARIVVSQGLLEQLTEEEIATIYATQLGHIANRDVVVMSLLLVITIPIYRLYLAVCDWGDRTSAKVWRSLLGVLGSLIYLVWCVFTGTSIWLSQLRLYYGDRVGADTTGNPNALARALLKISIGIAEDIQRQEQIPWQLETLNILNSVGYQQSLTLGSIIPHTTFESYLSWDYLNHYRWWLVFNNTHPLMGDRLHRLSKIARNWHHEPEIYLGKSQPTQNITSSFLLQVFPLLGIPCGILFAILIWCGWNFAFAIKILNLKWIYDNWSFMNGCVLIGFSIGILLRINHFFPEILPEQSQKAELLPTLLSHPLALPIDSTKVSINGKLLGRRGTANYLAQDLIIQSNTGLTKLHHISWLGQAVNPQDLIGRQVTVTGWLRRGATPWIDIQQVKIQSGKIVNSPHALWSTIVAIAAQAWGAYILLRGF from the coding sequence ATGTCTTCAAATCTTGAACCATCCTTAGCAGCAGGAATTGCCGCTCTTAAACAGGGTGATTATCAAACAGCGCGAAATATCCTGGAAGCAGTGGTGTTAAAGGGTGAAGCCACTAGTCAAGCAAAAATTGGCTTAGTGGTTGCCTATTCCCGCAGTGGGGAGATAGCAAAGGCGATCGCCCTCTCCCAAGAACTCGCAGCAAGTACCGATTCTCAAGTTAAACAGTGGGGAGAACGTTCTCTCAAACAATTAAGAAAGCGTCAAAATCAGGATGGGGCAATAGCAAAAGCTGCCACAGGGTTTGTTCCCTTGCCAGAATCGAGGGTTCCTTCTGCCTCTGATAACTCTGATTTAGAAATTCCCCCGGAAACTACACAACCTCAATCTGCTTCTGATAATTCTGATTTAGAAATTACCTCGGAAACCACACAACCTCAATCTATCCATTGGCGCAATTCTGGCAGGGCAAAAGTCTGGCAACCCTTGTCAAAGAAAGGAATTATTTGGTTACACCTATTGACAATCGCCACGTTTATTGCCCTATTTTGGGTGATGCGAACACTTGTCATGGGGATGATGGGTAGTATTAATTATCTCTTGGTGAAGTTACCCTTTGTCGAAGCAATTCCCCTATTTTCTGAAAATCCTAGCTCCCTAATTTGGGTATTTTTATTTCTATTAACTACTTTTTCTCCTTGGTTATTGGAGAGGTGGTTCATCAAATTTTATGGACAACGTACCCTAGACAAGGAAACCCTGACTACCCATAGCAAAGAATCTGTGAGGGTTCTCCAACGATATTCTCAACAACGAGGGTGGCAGTTTCCCAAATTGGCTGTTTTACCGCTTCCAGTTCCCCTTGCCATTACCTATGGACATTTACCCCGTTATGCTCGCATCGTCGTTAGTCAGGGGCTATTAGAGCAACTTACAGAGGAAGAAATTGCCACTATCTATGCCACCCAACTAGGGCATATTGCCAACAGAGATGTGGTTGTTATGTCCTTGTTGTTAGTAATTACCATACCAATTTATCGCTTATACCTAGCTGTTTGTGATTGGGGCGATCGCACCTCGGCTAAAGTTTGGCGATCGCTACTAGGTGTACTTGGTAGTTTAATTTATTTAGTTTGGTGTGTATTTACAGGTACTAGTATTTGGCTATCCCAACTGCGCTTGTACTATGGCGATCGCGTCGGAGCTGATACCACAGGCAACCCTAACGCCCTAGCCCGTGCTTTACTCAAAATCAGCATCGGGATTGCTGAGGATATTCAACGTCAAGAACAAATCCCTTGGCAGCTAGAAACCCTAAATATTCTCAATTCAGTAGGCTACCAGCAAAGTCTCACCCTGGGGAGTATCATCCCCCATACCACCTTTGAATCCTATCTTTCCTGGGACTATCTCAACCACTATCGTTGGTGGTTAGTATTTAATAATACCCATCCTTTAATGGGCGATCGCCTGCATCGGCTCTCAAAAATTGCTCGGAATTGGCATCATGAGCCAGAAATCTATCTAGGGAAATCACAGCCGACACAAAATATTACATCATCTTTTTTGCTACAAGTATTTCCTCTTTTAGGCATACCCTGTGGCATCCTGTTTGCTATCTTAATTTGGTGCGGGTGGAACTTTGCCTTTGCTATCAAAATCCTCAACCTGAAATGGATTTACGATAATTGGTCTTTCATGAATGGCTGTGTTTTAATTGGCTTCAGTATTGGTATTTTGCTTCGCATCAATCACTTTTTCCCGGAAATTTTACCAGAGCAAAGCCAAAAGGCAGAACTTTTACCCACTCTCCTATCCCATCCCCTAGCCTTACCCATTGATAGTACAAAAGTTTCTATTAACGGTAAGCTTCTTGGTCGTCGTGGTACTGCTAATTATTTAGCACAAGACTTAATTATCCAATCAAATACAGGTTTAACTAAGCTGCATCATATTTCCTGGCTAGGACAAGCTGTCAACCCCCAAGACTTAATTGGTAGACAAGTTACAGTTACAGGTTGGTTACGACGGGGAGCCACACCATGGATTGACATCCAGCAAGTAAAAATACAAAGTGGCAAAATCGTCAATAGTCCCCATGCCCTATGGTCTACAATTGTGGCGATCGCTGCCCAAGCTTGGGGAGCCTATATTCTGTTGAGGGGATTTTAG
- the prfC gene encoding peptide chain release factor 3: MSIELESEISQAVERRRNFAIISHPDAGKTTLTEKLLLYGGAIHEAGAVKARRAQRKATSDWMAMEQQRGISITSTVLQFAYQACQINLLDTPGHQDFSEDTYRTLAAADNAVMLIDVAKGLEPQTRKLFEVCKLRGIPIFTFVNKLDRPGREPLELLDEIEQELGLQTYAVNWPIGMGDRFKGVYDRQEEQIHLFERSAHGSKEAVDTVVNLGDAQIEELLEQDLYFQLKNDLELLEGVGPELDLELVHQGKMTPVFFGSAMTNFGVELFLKYFLAYALKPGVHSSSVGEVAPTYPEFSGFVFKLQANMDPKHRDRVAFIRVCTGKFEKDMTVNHARTGKSVRLSRPQKLFAQERESIDVAYAGDVIGLNNPGVFAIGDTIYTGQKLEYEGIPYFSPELFAVLRNPNPSKFKQFQKGVSELREEGAVQIMYSVDEAKRDPILAAVGQLQFEVVQFRLQNEYGVETILDLLPYSVARWVAGGWEAVEKVGRLFNTTTVKDNLGRPVLLFRNEWNCQQLESDHPELKLTAIAPVGSSVAQEG; encoded by the coding sequence ATGTCAATTGAACTAGAGTCGGAAATTTCTCAGGCAGTGGAGCGTCGGCGAAACTTTGCAATTATCTCTCACCCAGATGCAGGTAAAACCACGCTGACAGAAAAGTTACTTTTGTACGGAGGGGCAATTCACGAAGCTGGGGCAGTTAAAGCCCGACGGGCACAACGTAAAGCCACATCTGACTGGATGGCAATGGAGCAACAACGGGGTATTTCTATTACCTCAACAGTATTGCAGTTTGCCTATCAAGCTTGCCAAATTAACTTATTAGATACGCCTGGGCACCAAGATTTCAGTGAAGATACTTACCGGACTCTAGCTGCTGCCGACAATGCAGTCATGTTAATTGACGTAGCCAAGGGTTTGGAACCACAAACACGGAAACTGTTTGAGGTGTGTAAGCTGCGAGGTATCCCGATTTTCACCTTTGTGAATAAACTGGATCGTCCGGGAAGGGAACCCCTGGAGCTTTTGGATGAAATTGAGCAGGAATTAGGTTTACAAACCTATGCGGTGAATTGGCCCATTGGGATGGGCGATCGCTTTAAAGGCGTGTACGATCGCCAAGAGGAACAAATTCACCTGTTTGAACGCAGCGCTCACGGTAGTAAGGAAGCTGTAGATACGGTAGTTAATTTGGGTGATGCACAAATAGAAGAACTACTAGAACAGGATTTATATTTTCAGCTGAAAAATGACCTAGAATTGCTCGAAGGTGTGGGACCGGAGCTAGATTTAGAGTTAGTGCATCAAGGTAAAATGACACCCGTGTTTTTCGGTAGTGCCATGACTAACTTCGGGGTGGAATTATTCCTGAAGTATTTCTTGGCATATGCTCTCAAACCAGGTGTTCACAGCAGTAGTGTGGGAGAAGTCGCCCCAACTTACCCAGAGTTTTCCGGATTTGTGTTTAAATTACAAGCCAATATGGATCCGAAGCACCGCGATCGCGTGGCATTTATTCGCGTCTGTACGGGTAAGTTTGAAAAAGACATGACAGTTAACCACGCCCGTACAGGTAAAAGTGTACGTTTATCCCGTCCCCAAAAACTCTTTGCCCAGGAGCGAGAATCCATCGATGTTGCCTATGCAGGGGATGTGATTGGTTTGAATAACCCCGGAGTCTTTGCCATTGGCGATACAATTTATACTGGTCAAAAATTGGAATATGAGGGTATTCCTTACTTTTCTCCAGAATTATTTGCCGTTCTTCGCAACCCGAACCCTTCCAAATTCAAGCAATTTCAGAAAGGAGTCTCGGAACTGCGGGAAGAAGGAGCCGTGCAAATTATGTACTCCGTAGATGAGGCAAAGCGCGACCCCATTTTGGCAGCTGTAGGTCAATTACAATTTGAAGTAGTACAGTTTCGCCTGCAAAATGAGTATGGTGTGGAGACTATATTGGATTTATTACCCTACAGTGTGGCGCGATGGGTAGCAGGTGGCTGGGAAGCAGTAGAAAAAGTCGGACGCTTGTTTAATACAACTACTGTCAAAGATAATTTGGGAAGACCAGTACTATTGTTCCGTAATGAATGGAACTGTCAGCAACTGGAGTCCGATCATCCAGAGTTAAAATTAACCGCGATCGCTCCCGTCGGTTCATCTGTTGCACAAGAAGGATAA
- a CDS encoding DUF4870 domain-containing protein: MYDPDKRKLLSAICHGAIFFSTTFVSIGIPIFILFVTNDSVVKENAKEAINFHLNVWFYGIIIGILIWLSFGLLFPLAGLGVLLHWGLTIWALFHVLSDTDKPFRYPFIFRLL, encoded by the coding sequence ATGTACGACCCGGATAAGCGTAAGCTATTATCTGCAATCTGCCATGGGGCAATTTTTTTCAGCACCACATTTGTATCTATTGGCATCCCCATTTTTATTCTGTTTGTAACGAATGATTCTGTTGTCAAAGAGAATGCTAAAGAAGCTATAAATTTTCACCTGAATGTCTGGTTTTATGGAATTATTATTGGCATACTCATTTGGTTGAGTTTCGGTTTGTTATTTCCCTTAGCAGGACTTGGTGTATTACTGCATTGGGGTTTGACAATCTGGGCGCTTTTCCATGTTTTGAGTGATACTGACAAACCATTTCGCTACCCGTTTATTTTCCGCTTGCTGTAA